The Falsibacillus pallidus genome window below encodes:
- a CDS encoding S1C family serine protease — protein MGYYDQDSSNRYKEQKGNKGGIFLASLVGLVLGAILILVALPKLADVGVLPYSVQPNSQLKETDQAFHGQKENVSLDVTTDVTKAVQKASPAVVGITNIQSTDFWSQQEQPAGSGSGIVYKKAGGKAYIVTNNHVVEGADQLEVTLTDGTKEKATLRGTDPWTDLAVIEIDGSKVDTVAQFGNSDALKPGEPVIAIGNPLGQQFSGSVTQGIVSGLERTIPMDLNKDGQVDWQAQVIQTDAAINPGNSGGALVNISGQVVGINSMKIAQEAVEGIGLSIPINYAKPIISDLEQYGKIKRPAMGVQLRDVTDIPAYHQQETLKLPKDINNGVMIAKVMPNTPAAQAGLQELDVITELDGKPVKNILELRKYLYDKKKVGDQMKVTYYRAGKKKETTIKLTDESQM, from the coding sequence GTGGGATACTATGATCAAGATAGTTCGAATCGCTATAAAGAGCAAAAAGGAAATAAAGGAGGCATCTTTTTAGCGAGCCTCGTTGGGTTGGTCCTTGGTGCCATCCTAATCTTAGTGGCGCTTCCCAAGCTGGCCGATGTGGGTGTACTCCCTTATAGCGTCCAGCCGAATTCACAACTGAAGGAAACCGACCAGGCTTTCCACGGCCAGAAAGAGAATGTTTCCCTTGATGTCACAACCGATGTGACAAAAGCCGTTCAAAAAGCGAGCCCGGCAGTCGTCGGAATCACGAACATCCAGTCGACGGATTTCTGGTCTCAGCAGGAGCAGCCAGCAGGATCCGGTTCAGGGATTGTTTATAAAAAAGCTGGAGGCAAAGCATACATCGTGACGAACAACCATGTAGTCGAAGGAGCCGATCAGCTTGAAGTGACATTAACGGACGGCACGAAAGAAAAAGCAACACTGAGGGGAACCGATCCTTGGACAGATCTTGCCGTCATCGAGATTGACGGAAGCAAAGTCGATACAGTTGCACAATTCGGCAATTCCGACGCTCTCAAACCAGGTGAGCCTGTCATTGCAATCGGGAATCCGCTTGGGCAGCAATTCTCGGGTTCAGTCACTCAAGGAATCGTCTCAGGCCTTGAAAGAACCATTCCAATGGACTTAAACAAGGATGGACAAGTAGATTGGCAAGCACAGGTCATCCAAACCGATGCAGCCATCAACCCTGGTAACTCAGGCGGGGCTTTGGTGAACATCTCCGGTCAAGTAGTCGGAATCAACTCCATGAAAATTGCTCAGGAAGCTGTCGAAGGAATCGGGTTGTCCATTCCGATTAACTACGCGAAGCCAATCATCAGCGACCTTGAGCAGTACGGAAAAATCAAGCGTCCTGCAATGGGAGTTCAGCTGCGCGATGTAACCGACATTCCAGCCTATCACCAGCAGGAAACATTGAAATTGCCTAAAGATATCAATAACGGCGTGATGATCGCGAAAGTAATGCCAAATACACCGGCAGCACAAGCAGGATTGCAAGAGCTTGATGTCATCACCGAACTCGATGGCAAACCGGTCAAAAACATCCTTGAACTTCGCAAATATCTCTATGATAAGAAAAAAGTCGGCGATCAAATGAAAGTCACTTACTACCGTGCCGGCAAGAAAAAAGAAACCACAATCAAGCTGACAGATGAATCTCAGATGTAA
- a CDS encoding MBL fold metallo-hydrolase: MSLHFSVLASGSTGNAVFVEADGQSFLVDAGLSGKQMEGLFQQIGKSVSDLSGILVTHEHSDHIKGIGVLARKYKLPVYANQKTWHAMDRLIGEVAVDQKFTFDMETVKTFGSLDIESFGVSHDAVEPMFYTFHHGDKKLVVITDTGYVSDRMKGTIENADYYVFESNHDVQMLRMGRYPWNIKRRILSDVGHVSNEDAAIAMGEVAGDRTKGFYLAHLSTDNNMKDLARMSVSQTLQDRGIIVGEQFALYDTDPKIPTPLVAI, translated from the coding sequence ATGTCATTGCATTTTAGTGTACTGGCCAGCGGCAGTACGGGAAATGCGGTTTTCGTTGAAGCTGATGGACAGTCATTCCTAGTGGATGCCGGCTTGAGCGGAAAGCAAATGGAAGGATTATTTCAACAGATCGGAAAAAGTGTTTCGGATTTAAGCGGAATCCTGGTGACACATGAACATAGCGACCATATTAAAGGCATCGGCGTTTTAGCGAGGAAGTATAAACTGCCGGTCTATGCCAATCAAAAAACTTGGCATGCGATGGACAGGCTGATCGGCGAAGTTGCGGTGGATCAGAAGTTCACATTTGATATGGAAACGGTCAAGACATTCGGCTCCCTGGATATTGAATCCTTCGGTGTTTCCCACGATGCCGTTGAGCCTATGTTCTATACGTTCCATCACGGGGATAAGAAGCTCGTGGTCATCACGGATACCGGCTATGTCAGCGACCGGATGAAGGGAACCATCGAGAACGCCGACTATTATGTATTTGAAAGCAACCACGATGTGCAGATGCTCCGGATGGGAAGATACCCTTGGAATATCAAGCGCAGGATCTTGAGCGATGTCGGCCATGTATCAAATGAAGATGCTGCCATTGCTATGGGAGAAGTGGCTGGCGATCGGACAAAAGGCTTCTATTTGGCCCATTTGAGTACGGACAACAATATGAAGGATCTGGCGAGGATGAGCGTATCCCAGACTCTTCAAGATCGGGGAATCATCGTAGGTGAACAATTCGCGCTCTACGATACCGACCCGAAAATTCCGACCCCATTAGTCGCCATTTAA
- a CDS encoding helix-turn-helix domain-containing protein, which translates to MRQKEKSNQFAIFLYNARLERGWSLREAGMRTGLEPSYINRLERGKRINPSVSTIQSLAVAFQVEMIDLAELVLQTLEKEKNNH; encoded by the coding sequence ATGAGACAAAAAGAGAAAAGTAACCAATTTGCAATATTCCTTTATAATGCTCGATTAGAGAGAGGTTGGAGTTTACGTGAAGCAGGAATGAGGACTGGATTAGAGCCATCGTATATCAATAGATTAGAGAGGGGGAAAAGAATTAACCCATCAGTAAGTACCATTCAATCGTTGGCAGTGGCTTTCCAAGTAGAAATGATAGATTTAGCTGAATTGGTCTTGCAGACTTTAGAAAAGGAAAAAAACAATCATTAA
- the rlmH gene encoding 23S rRNA (pseudouridine(1915)-N(3))-methyltransferase RlmH, protein MNISIVTVGKLKEKYLKQGIEEYVKRMSAYAKLEIIEVPDEKAPEELSQVEMEQVKQKEGERILAKINPDAHVIALAIQGKMQSSEGLADNLDKLATYGKSKVAFIIGGSLGLSDEVMKRANDTLSFSKMTFPHQLMRLILVEQIYRAFRINRGEPYHK, encoded by the coding sequence GTGAATATCTCAATTGTCACAGTTGGAAAATTAAAAGAGAAGTACCTGAAGCAAGGAATCGAAGAATACGTCAAGCGGATGTCAGCCTATGCCAAACTCGAAATCATCGAAGTGCCTGATGAAAAGGCACCCGAAGAACTGAGCCAAGTCGAAATGGAACAGGTCAAGCAAAAAGAAGGTGAGCGGATCCTCGCCAAAATCAACCCCGATGCCCATGTCATCGCCCTCGCCATCCAAGGAAAAATGCAGTCCTCCGAAGGACTAGCAGACAACCTGGACAAGCTCGCCACCTACGGAAAAAGCAAAGTTGCCTTCATCATCGGCGGCTCATTAGGATTAAGTGATGAGGTAATGAAAAGGGCAAATGACACCCTGTCATTCTCGAAGATGACATTCCCTCATCAGTTGATGCGGTTGATACTGGTGGAGCAGATTTATCGGGCGTTTAGGATAAATCGGGGGGAACCTTATCATAAATAG
- a CDS encoding YycH family regulatory protein — protein sequence MRYETIKSILLTVLVITSIVLTWNLWTYQPELEVANPDNLFREVTISDKKETSSLIKPSKIFFHQNDAHYGTFNGVEVSRVVEEMKKWTFYDFRNITSSVTRAELLDIQHSNGKVQILFPDEVPITLYKGALKFEEAKIPSVTFNEIVINLSNIQKESVVYFISNEPNSYKVYECNIRANYLTNFQNTFAHAAPDKYTSYFPYDINDHQTIYLPKTRIDLTMLRYYMTEIDVNKFKNALFSDPSDVRKSQLANLEEFTDGSSLMRVNKLTNYFSYINPAEESNLTDSPHELIQKSIDFINGHAGWTDQYHYFSLNSDTSMVSFLLYKNGLPVFNDDGMSEITEYWGKDEIYKYMRPYFTLDVSLPWALKVTLPNGYEVLDYLENHPDIKPKLLQDFTIGYKLSRDPQNPQTVVLEPSWYYMDSGSWIRLSINDAGGTSGGLE from the coding sequence ATGAGATATGAAACCATTAAATCAATATTGCTAACGGTCCTTGTCATTACGAGCATTGTCCTTACATGGAATCTCTGGACTTATCAACCGGAGCTTGAGGTGGCAAATCCGGATAACCTATTCCGTGAAGTCACGATCAGCGACAAGAAAGAAACTTCCAGTTTGATTAAGCCTTCCAAGATCTTTTTCCACCAAAATGATGCCCATTATGGGACTTTCAATGGTGTTGAAGTGAGTCGGGTTGTCGAAGAAATGAAGAAATGGACATTTTATGATTTTCGCAACATCACCAGCTCTGTTACGAGGGCGGAACTGCTTGATATTCAGCATTCAAACGGCAAGGTTCAGATCCTTTTTCCAGATGAGGTGCCCATTACCCTTTATAAAGGCGCTCTGAAGTTTGAAGAGGCGAAAATTCCTTCTGTCACTTTCAATGAAATCGTTATTAATTTGAGCAATATTCAAAAGGAATCAGTGGTTTATTTTATCAGCAATGAGCCTAACAGCTACAAGGTGTATGAATGCAATATCCGAGCGAATTACTTAACGAATTTCCAAAACACGTTTGCCCACGCGGCACCGGATAAATATACTTCTTATTTCCCATATGATATCAATGATCATCAAACGATTTACTTGCCGAAGACACGGATTGATCTAACGATGCTTCGATACTACATGACTGAAATTGATGTGAATAAATTTAAAAATGCCTTGTTCAGCGATCCGAGCGATGTCCGGAAGTCGCAGCTGGCCAATCTTGAGGAATTTACGGATGGGTCGAGCTTGATGAGGGTGAATAAACTAACGAACTATTTTTCTTATATCAATCCCGCAGAAGAAAGCAATCTGACAGACAGCCCTCATGAATTAATACAGAAGAGCATTGATTTTATCAATGGACATGCAGGATGGACGGATCAATACCATTATTTCAGCCTGAATTCTGATACAAGCATGGTTTCTTTCCTTCTTTATAAGAATGGATTGCCGGTGTTTAATGATGATGGCATGTCTGAGATTACCGAATATTGGGGTAAGGACGAAATCTATAAATATATGCGTCCGTATTTCACCTTGGATGTTTCATTGCCTTGGGCGCTGAAGGTGACACTTCCAAATGGATATGAGGTACTGGATTATCTCGAGAATCATCCTGATATCAAACCGAAGCTGCTTCAAGATTTCACAATCGGCTACAAACTATCAAGGGATCCGCAGAATCCGCAGACGGTCGTCTTAGAACCATCCTGGTATTACATGGACAGCGGCAGCTGGATTCGCTTATCAATTAATGATGCAGGAGGAACGAGCGGTGGATTGGAATAA
- a CDS encoding two-component system regulatory protein YycI, translating to MDWNKTKTIFIIVFLILDVFLLSQLVKKNTTSQYLPKKDASIEEQLKEAGITYESLPQDKEKEKHYLLSVKTKKFSKEELDELEGQDAIIVNDTKISSTLDEPYKLGTDFDPEVLDTFVKDNIIGGEKYQFWRYNKESKKITYAQKFKDKVIFENVNGELTFYLNDKNEVVSYEQTMLDSIDEYNKEQIISSIQAVGTLFNRGMLRLDSNITNVELGYYTLVQTPESQVLTPTWHVVVNQGDKKDNLFVNAFEGSVITINKKLE from the coding sequence GTGGATTGGAATAAAACGAAAACGATCTTCATCATAGTCTTTTTGATCCTCGACGTGTTCCTTCTGTCTCAATTGGTGAAGAAAAACACAACGAGCCAGTATCTCCCGAAGAAGGATGCTTCCATTGAGGAGCAGCTGAAGGAAGCTGGCATCACCTATGAATCGCTGCCACAGGATAAGGAGAAAGAAAAACATTACCTGTTGAGTGTGAAGACGAAGAAGTTTTCCAAAGAGGAACTCGATGAGCTTGAAGGACAGGATGCCATAATCGTCAATGATACTAAAATCTCTTCTACATTGGATGAACCTTATAAATTAGGCACGGACTTTGACCCTGAAGTCCTTGATACATTTGTTAAGGACAACATCATTGGGGGAGAAAAATATCAGTTTTGGCGTTATAATAAAGAGAGTAAAAAAATAACGTATGCGCAGAAGTTTAAAGATAAGGTGATTTTCGAGAACGTGAATGGAGAACTGACCTTTTATCTGAACGACAAGAATGAAGTAGTTTCCTATGAACAGACTATGCTTGATTCTATCGATGAATACAATAAAGAACAGATTATTTCATCCATTCAAGCCGTCGGGACTTTATTCAATAGAGGGATGCTGCGGCTCGACAGCAACATCACGAATGTGGAGCTTGGGTATTATACACTCGTTCAGACCCCGGAATCGCAAGTATTGACGCCTACTTGGCATGTGGTCGTCAATCAGGGGGATAAAAAGGACAACCTATTTGTCAACGCCTTTGAAGGTTCAGTCATCACGATAAATAAAAAATTGGAGTGA
- a CDS encoding restriction endonuclease PLD domain-containing protein, with amino-acid sequence MYLLHNLEEQVLSIPYNQGYRHLRVLSGYVSPIFVQHVLEVYSEIQLEITIGMVSTDGLAIWNHQAFKGLMNQFPGRLEIFYQVVSPGNHRKVYHWKDAILADKVFIGSANFTQNGFWNLREILVESTFPNINDVFSDLNSISCDSPNVEEQVRFYRALPGSVKLTTSHEHMTVDILSTPTNTFMNYVDLSLIDRSTGQVPARSGLNWGQRQGRNHNQAYLSVPLSFHNANPTFFPPLAERFLVITDDGENLICVMAQQNRKGIHTSNSNSIMGAYFRRRLGLGDGAFITLEDLHHYGRDSVRIFKMDNETYYLDFSV; translated from the coding sequence TTGTATTTATTACACAATTTAGAAGAACAGGTTTTATCAATACCTTACAATCAAGGGTATCGTCATTTGAGGGTATTATCTGGATATGTAAGTCCAATATTTGTCCAACATGTATTAGAAGTTTATAGTGAAATACAGTTAGAAATTACTATTGGAATGGTGTCAACAGATGGTTTAGCTATATGGAATCATCAGGCATTTAAAGGTTTAATGAATCAATTTCCTGGTCGTTTAGAAATTTTTTATCAAGTTGTTAGCCCTGGTAATCATCGCAAAGTATATCACTGGAAAGATGCTATCTTGGCAGATAAAGTATTTATAGGATCAGCTAACTTCACGCAAAATGGTTTTTGGAATCTGCGAGAAATCTTAGTAGAATCTACATTTCCTAATATAAATGATGTTTTTTCTGACTTAAACAGTATTAGTTGCGACAGTCCAAATGTAGAGGAACAAGTAAGATTCTATAGGGCGTTACCAGGTAGTGTAAAACTTACTACTTCTCATGAACATATGACAGTTGATATATTAAGTACACCTACAAATACTTTTATGAATTATGTTGATCTTTCTTTAATAGATAGAAGCACTGGCCAAGTTCCAGCACGTTCGGGACTAAACTGGGGGCAAAGGCAAGGAAGAAATCATAATCAGGCATATTTATCCGTACCGCTATCTTTCCATAATGCTAATCCTACTTTTTTCCCACCCTTAGCAGAACGGTTTTTAGTCATTACAGATGACGGAGAAAATTTAATTTGTGTAATGGCACAACAAAATCGAAAAGGGATACACACAAGTAATAGCAACAGTATCATGGGTGCTTATTTCCGAAGGAGATTGGGATTAGGGGACGGAGCATTTATTACATTAGAAGATTTACATCATTATGGTCGTGATAGTGTAAGAATTTTTAAAATGGATAATGAAACGTACTATTTGGATTTCAGCGTTTAA
- a CDS encoding recombinase family protein → MTQQTQKVVGIYIRVSTEKQVQEGFSLDAQKDEDTQFAKKLFGDDVVLRYYVDEGKSAKSTKSRYELQRMMKDVKHGLLSTIITYKVSRLSRNLSDSLKLVDEIHKAKVRFISIKEGEYGTPHGNLQFNILASVAQYQREDLAENVQFGMSRRAREGKFNGGRVLGYDSKDKKLVVNTEEAEIVNIIFDKFVNDGWGTKKIAHYLNTIGKHTKNGKSFSVNTVSIILDNPIYKGYTRYNQVINWESQRRKGTNPDYILAKGLHEAIIDEAIWNKAKELRERKSTGTPRQYSGSFPLTSLAKCPKCGSYMTSLYGAKRKDGTRKRYYVCGEYHNKGRAVCNPNTICADWLENAVFERLREALMSDKIIKEITDRINLQIREHPASASKSNEVIVLKKQLDDYESRKRQIQELIETGVYTIDEAKERMFHFRSKIEETNKLLDSMEKEQYTDIRILEPITPEQIKLQLKEFLELKELLSPLEFRQLLVASIIKIEASKKELKHIHFSFIAHLPENEKDQGDPSLHIHPQNTPFILRGLNFKENHYLFMIRFPPIYPKRPINLLHQYQPHQLMRECHLRE, encoded by the coding sequence ATGACACAACAAACACAAAAGGTAGTTGGAATTTATATAAGGGTTTCCACAGAAAAACAAGTTCAGGAAGGTTTTTCATTAGATGCCCAAAAAGATGAAGATACACAATTTGCCAAAAAACTCTTTGGTGATGACGTTGTACTTAGATATTATGTTGATGAAGGAAAAAGTGCAAAAAGTACAAAGAGCCGATACGAATTACAACGAATGATGAAGGATGTAAAGCATGGATTGCTTTCAACAATTATTACCTATAAGGTTAGTAGACTTTCCCGCAACTTGTCTGACTCACTTAAATTAGTTGATGAAATACACAAGGCAAAAGTACGTTTTATTAGCATCAAAGAAGGTGAATATGGAACACCTCATGGAAATTTACAATTCAACATTTTAGCATCCGTCGCTCAGTATCAAAGAGAAGATTTAGCTGAGAATGTTCAATTCGGAATGAGTAGGCGTGCAAGAGAAGGAAAATTTAACGGTGGCAGAGTGTTAGGATATGATAGCAAGGATAAAAAATTAGTCGTAAATACAGAGGAGGCAGAAATTGTTAATATTATTTTTGACAAATTTGTAAATGATGGCTGGGGAACAAAAAAAATTGCTCATTATCTAAATACAATTGGTAAGCATACAAAGAATGGTAAGTCATTTTCTGTTAATACGGTTTCAATTATACTTGATAATCCCATATATAAAGGTTACACACGCTACAATCAGGTAATAAACTGGGAATCTCAACGAAGAAAGGGAACAAATCCTGATTATATTTTGGCTAAAGGGCTACATGAAGCAATAATTGATGAAGCTATCTGGAACAAAGCCAAGGAATTAAGAGAAAGGAAATCCACAGGGACTCCTCGGCAATATAGCGGTTCATTCCCTTTAACGAGCTTAGCAAAATGTCCTAAATGTGGATCCTATATGACTTCACTATATGGGGCTAAAAGAAAAGATGGTACAAGGAAACGCTACTATGTATGCGGAGAGTACCACAATAAAGGAAGAGCAGTATGTAATCCAAACACTATCTGTGCAGATTGGCTTGAAAATGCAGTATTTGAAAGGCTAAGAGAGGCACTTATGTCGGACAAAATCATAAAGGAAATTACGGATCGTATCAATCTACAAATTAGAGAACATCCTGCTTCTGCAAGCAAATCTAACGAAGTAATAGTATTAAAAAAGCAATTAGATGATTATGAATCGAGAAAACGACAAATACAAGAACTTATTGAAACAGGTGTCTACACCATCGACGAAGCAAAAGAAAGAATGTTTCATTTTCGCAGTAAGATTGAGGAAACCAATAAGCTCCTTGATTCCATGGAGAAAGAACAATATACAGACATCCGTATCTTAGAGCCAATAACACCGGAGCAGATTAAATTGCAACTAAAAGAGTTTCTGGAACTGAAAGAGTTACTTTCTCCGTTAGAGTTCAGGCAGCTACTTGTAGCATCAATTATAAAAATAGAAGCAAGCAAAAAAGAACTAAAACATATCCACTTTTCCTTTATTGCTCACCTCCCTGAAAATGAGAAGGATCAAGGCGATCCTTCTCTACATATCCATCCTCAGAACACCCCTTTTATTCTACGGGGTTTAAATTTTAAGGAAAACCATTACCTATTTATGATAAGGTTCCCCCCGATTTATCCTAAACGCCCGATAAATCTGCTCCACCAGTATCAACCGCATCAACTGATGAGGGAATGTCATCTTCGAGAATGA
- the walK gene encoding cell wall metabolism sensor histidine kinase WalK — MKKVGFFRSIHLKFVLIYMLLILITMQIIGVYFVNRLESNLIDNFKKSLYERVDLLEYLAREEIIKVRQDEDPTEKEAIRKVLQDFVASDIEEVRIIDNKREIIGTSDQNNQGIVGQRTTEGSVKRVLVIGTEENHQYIDNTTGHRIWILTSPIKNNGEVVGAIYLIAKIDTVYEQMNEINSIFTTGTAIALAITAVLGVLLAQTITRPISDMRKQALAMAKGNFSRKVKVYGYDEIGQLALTFNNLTKKLQEAQAMTEGERRKLSSVLSYMTDGVIATDRKGRVILINEPASKLLDVSRETVLAQPIVSVLGLEEEYTFDDLLVEQNSVILDYSTMDTHYILRANFSVIQKETGFVNGLITVLHDITEQEKIDMERREFVANVSHELRTPLTTMRSYLEALAEGAWQDEGIAPQFLHVTQNETERMIRLVNDLLQLSRLDSKDYLLNKDWVNFIEFFNRIIDRFEMTINQNITFTRNFFSDDVYVDIDTDKLTQVLDNIISNALKYSPQGRKVTFSVVEKEPFIEVSVSDEGMGIPKDQLDKIFDRFYRVDKARTRQMGGTGLGLAIAKEMIEAHNGKIWATSVEGKGTTIHFTLPYDPSLEDDWS; from the coding sequence ATGAAAAAGGTAGGCTTTTTTCGTTCCATCCACCTGAAATTTGTTTTGATCTACATGCTATTGATTTTGATTACGATGCAGATCATTGGGGTCTATTTTGTGAATAGGCTCGAATCCAATCTCATCGACAACTTTAAGAAGTCCCTTTACGAGCGGGTGGACTTGCTTGAGTATTTAGCCCGCGAAGAAATCATTAAAGTGCGGCAGGATGAAGACCCGACGGAAAAAGAGGCAATTCGAAAGGTCCTGCAGGATTTCGTAGCTTCCGATATTGAGGAAGTTCGGATCATCGATAATAAAAGAGAGATCATCGGGACCTCTGATCAAAATAATCAGGGGATCGTCGGCCAGCGAACTACAGAGGGGTCCGTTAAGCGGGTCCTTGTCATCGGGACGGAAGAAAACCATCAATACATTGATAATACTACTGGACACAGAATATGGATTCTGACATCCCCCATTAAGAATAATGGTGAAGTGGTCGGGGCGATCTATTTAATAGCAAAAATTGATACTGTCTACGAACAGATGAACGAAATCAACAGCATCTTTACAACCGGTACAGCGATTGCGCTGGCCATTACAGCTGTTCTTGGGGTCCTTCTCGCTCAGACGATCACCAGGCCGATTTCCGATATGCGAAAACAGGCATTGGCCATGGCCAAAGGGAACTTCTCGAGGAAAGTTAAAGTCTACGGCTATGATGAAATTGGGCAGTTGGCCCTTACATTCAACAATTTAACGAAGAAGCTCCAGGAAGCACAGGCCATGACAGAAGGGGAAAGACGCAAGCTTTCTTCCGTGCTTTCCTATATGACAGATGGAGTCATCGCCACAGACCGAAAAGGAAGGGTCATTCTCATCAATGAACCTGCTTCGAAACTTTTGGATGTTTCACGTGAAACAGTCTTGGCGCAGCCGATCGTTTCTGTCCTTGGTCTGGAAGAAGAGTATACGTTTGATGACCTTCTCGTGGAACAAAATTCAGTTATTCTCGATTATAGTACAATGGATACCCATTATATTTTACGGGCCAACTTCTCTGTTATCCAAAAAGAAACTGGATTTGTGAACGGATTGATTACTGTCCTGCACGATATAACCGAACAGGAAAAAATTGATATGGAGAGACGGGAATTCGTTGCGAACGTTTCTCACGAGCTTCGAACACCTTTGACTACCATGCGGAGCTACCTGGAAGCATTAGCCGAAGGAGCTTGGCAGGATGAAGGCATCGCCCCTCAGTTCCTGCATGTGACACAGAATGAAACGGAGCGGATGATCCGCCTCGTTAATGATTTGCTGCAGCTTTCCAGATTGGACAGCAAAGATTACCTACTCAACAAGGATTGGGTCAATTTCATCGAGTTTTTCAATCGCATTATTGACCGCTTTGAAATGACGATCAATCAAAACATCACATTTACGAGAAATTTCTTCAGTGATGATGTGTATGTCGATATTGATACAGATAAGCTGACGCAGGTGCTGGATAATATCATTTCAAATGCACTGAAATATTCTCCTCAAGGCAGAAAAGTGACTTTCTCTGTTGTGGAAAAAGAGCCTTTCATTGAGGTTAGTGTTTCAGATGAAGGAATGGGCATCCCTAAGGATCAGCTCGATAAGATTTTTGACCGCTTCTACCGCGTCGATAAGGCAAGGACTAGACAGATGGGCGGGACAGGCCTGGGTCTCGCGATTGCGAAAGAAATGATAGAAGCACACAACGGAAAAATATGGGCCACCAGTGTGGAGGGGAAAGGAACGACGATTCATTTTACTCTTCCATATGACCCATCGCTAGAGGATGATTGGTCATGA
- a CDS encoding CxxH/CxxC protein — MIYCCKEHVELALDVIVDEYETAPVMKVLSEEEQLSTTCEYCENKPVYLVAN, encoded by the coding sequence ATGATATATTGCTGCAAAGAACACGTAGAATTAGCCTTGGATGTAATCGTGGATGAATATGAAACAGCCCCTGTGATGAAGGTGCTTTCAGAGGAAGAGCAGTTATCCACAACCTGTGAATATTGCGAAAATAAACCTGTATATCTTGTGGCGAACTAA
- the yycF gene encoding response regulator YycF, whose protein sequence is MEKKILVVDDEKPIADILQFNLKKEGYEVWCAHDGDEAIRMAEEFKPDLILLDIMLPNRDGMEVCREVRKKYEMPIIMLTAKDSEIDKVLGLELGADDYVTKPFSTRELIARVKANLRRHQHIANQTNEEDENNEIAVGSLIIHPDAYVVSKRGETIELTHREFELLHYLAKHIGQVMTREHLLQTVWGYDYYGDVRTVDVTVRRLREKIEDNPSHPTWIVTRRGVGYYLRNPEQE, encoded by the coding sequence ATGGAAAAGAAAATACTTGTTGTAGACGATGAAAAACCAATTGCAGATATTTTACAGTTCAATTTGAAGAAAGAAGGATATGAAGTTTGGTGCGCCCATGACGGAGATGAAGCGATCCGCATGGCAGAAGAATTCAAGCCTGATTTGATCCTTCTCGATATAATGCTGCCAAACCGCGACGGTATGGAAGTTTGCCGTGAAGTCAGAAAGAAATATGAAATGCCAATCATTATGCTGACAGCGAAAGATTCAGAGATCGACAAGGTCCTTGGATTGGAGCTTGGCGCAGATGATTATGTGACAAAGCCATTCAGCACGCGCGAGTTGATTGCAAGGGTGAAAGCGAACCTTCGCCGTCATCAGCATATTGCCAACCAGACGAATGAAGAAGATGAAAACAACGAAATCGCTGTCGGTTCATTGATCATCCATCCGGATGCCTATGTGGTTTCCAAGCGTGGAGAGACAATCGAATTGACGCACCGCGAGTTTGAACTGCTTCATTACTTGGCGAAGCATATCGGCCAGGTCATGACCAGGGAGCACTTGCTCCAGACAGTATGGGGCTATGATTATTACGGAGATGTGCGGACTGTTGACGTAACCGTACGCCGATTGCGGGAGAAAATTGAAGACAACCCTAGTCATCCAACATGGATCGTGACACGAAGAGGAGTCGGTTATTACCTTCGCAATCCAGAACAGGAGTAA